The following are from one region of the Sandaracinus amylolyticus genome:
- a CDS encoding FadR/GntR family transcriptional regulator — protein sequence MDGGGAGARKRRPAARATRKADLVAHDLLQRVVSGDIAVGSLLPREDELATRYDVNRSVVREAIKLLEVHRLVEPTRRRGTEVLDPLRSLSPEVLRAMLQRPDGRIDRQVLAGLLEIRAGLDAQMTELAALRRDDADLEALDALVARLRAARDPSAIDHVRLELPILIARATKNPIFEMLAHWNELVVRDLDAVFGSMRPTLDAYTQGIALLVDLIRRRDPDALRSLVGAYHAWATPRLLAAAALASGEPLDLALPKGGLR from the coding sequence ATGGACGGCGGCGGGGCGGGGGCTCGGAAGCGACGACCGGCGGCGCGCGCCACGCGCAAGGCCGATCTCGTCGCGCACGACCTGCTTCAAAGGGTCGTGTCCGGCGACATCGCGGTGGGCTCGCTCCTGCCTCGCGAGGACGAGCTCGCGACGCGCTACGACGTGAACCGCAGCGTCGTGCGCGAGGCGATCAAGCTGCTCGAGGTCCATCGCCTCGTGGAGCCCACGCGACGCCGCGGCACCGAGGTGCTCGATCCGCTGCGCTCGCTCTCGCCCGAGGTCCTGCGCGCGATGCTCCAGCGCCCCGACGGGCGCATCGACCGCCAGGTGCTCGCGGGGCTGCTCGAGATCCGCGCCGGGCTCGATGCGCAGATGACCGAGCTCGCCGCGCTGCGACGCGACGACGCCGATCTCGAAGCGCTCGACGCACTCGTCGCGCGCCTGCGCGCCGCGCGTGATCCCAGCGCGATCGATCACGTGCGCCTCGAGCTCCCGATCCTCATCGCGCGCGCGACCAAGAACCCGATCTTCGAGATGCTCGCGCACTGGAACGAGCTCGTCGTGCGCGACCTCGACGCGGTGTTCGGCTCGATGCGCCCGACGCTCGACGCGTACACCCAGGGCATCGCGCTGCTCGTCGATCTGATCCGACGCCGCGATCCCGACGCGCTCCGCTCGCTCGTCGGCGCCTACCACGCGTGGGCCACGCCGCGCCTTCTCGCTGCTGCCGCGCTCGCCTCGGGCGAGCCGCTCGATCTCGCTCTGCCGAAAGGGGGACTCCGATGA
- a CDS encoding diacylglycerol/polyprenol kinase family protein: protein MVTAFAQDSRDLALELHRILGELDRSRFRWREHVRALPARLARVQEALRELVRRDDAEAVAAPPALRERLVDLEGTLEQHAPKSDLRSEWLAFRARVMPKYEELASSLRAASIHVPSLRPKNYARNAFHVFNATASLAILHVVPTWDVVIVIAWAGALAGWTMEASRRIWPRANDFMMKLFGPVAHPHEAHRVNSATYYATSIAILASTRELIPCALALVTLGLGDPIAAIVGRRWGRVRWVNGRSVEGTLAFVIAALIGGVALMVGVHGAGWAAAFAVAGAASLLGAFAELYSRKVDDNLAIPVMAWVGAFLAGIAIG, encoded by the coding sequence ATGGTGACCGCGTTCGCGCAGGACAGTCGCGACCTGGCGCTCGAGCTGCACCGGATCCTCGGCGAGCTCGATCGGAGTCGTTTCCGGTGGCGTGAGCACGTGCGTGCACTGCCTGCGCGGCTCGCGCGGGTGCAGGAGGCGCTGCGCGAGCTGGTGCGTCGCGACGACGCGGAGGCGGTGGCGGCACCGCCGGCGCTGAGAGAGCGCCTGGTGGACCTCGAGGGCACGCTCGAGCAGCACGCTCCGAAGAGCGATCTGCGCAGCGAGTGGCTCGCGTTCCGCGCGCGCGTGATGCCGAAGTACGAGGAGCTCGCGTCGTCGCTGCGCGCCGCCTCGATCCACGTGCCGAGCCTGCGGCCGAAGAACTACGCGCGGAACGCGTTCCACGTCTTCAACGCGACGGCGTCGCTCGCGATCCTCCACGTCGTGCCCACGTGGGACGTGGTGATCGTGATCGCCTGGGCCGGCGCGCTCGCGGGCTGGACGATGGAGGCGTCGCGGCGGATCTGGCCGCGCGCGAACGACTTCATGATGAAGCTGTTCGGGCCAGTCGCTCATCCGCACGAGGCCCACCGCGTGAACTCGGCGACGTACTACGCGACGTCGATCGCGATCCTCGCGAGCACGCGCGAGCTGATCCCGTGCGCGCTGGCGCTGGTGACGCTCGGGCTGGGCGATCCGATCGCGGCGATCGTGGGACGGCGCTGGGGTCGGGTGCGCTGGGTGAACGGTCGCTCGGTGGAAGGCACGCTCGCGTTCGTGATCGCGGCGCTGATCGGCGGCGTCGCGCTGATGGTCGGCGTGCACGGCGCGGGATGGGCCGCGGCGTTCGCGGTGGCGGGCGCGGCGTCGCTGCTGGGCGCGTTCGCGGAGCTCTACAGCCGCAAGGTGGACGACAACCTCGCCATCCCCGTGATGGCGTGGGTCGGCGCGTTCCTCGCGGGCATCGCGATCGGCTGA
- the hflX gene encoding GTPase HflX, whose amino-acid sequence MATHDEEGLPRSRRDLEGRPRAVVVGVQLPGVDDIEFEASLIELERLGTTLGLRPIARLTQKRSALAPAAVLGEGKLVELASWTGGTGVVPSSAPQKKRKIDEADEPEEVEAVDAEAVAPSGEPRATVVLVNHDLAPSQALNLERATGAEVLDRTSVIVSIFQRHARTREARIQVEIARLTYLAPRLREAGAGGDRQRGGIGGKGAGESAVELDRRRIRDRIAELRNELSQVQRESDVRRARRVQRGDTFALVGYTNAGKSSWFRMLTGGEVYVADELFATLDTTVRALAPETRPRILVSDTVGFIDRLPHDLVASFRSTLEEARDASLLVHVVDASDPAFRAQLDVTKRVLAEIDADQAPSLVLLNKIDRVDAQAREALAIELPDAMQVSARSKDDLAKVRDRIVAFFERDMVEDELFVPYAKSAIVNRVHESARVLEETHEDEGTRLKVRAPAAVLAQLRAQL is encoded by the coding sequence ATGGCGACCCACGACGAAGAAGGCCTCCCGCGCTCGCGCCGCGACCTCGAGGGCCGACCGCGCGCGGTCGTGGTCGGTGTGCAGCTCCCCGGCGTCGACGACATCGAGTTCGAGGCCTCGCTGATCGAGCTCGAGCGGCTCGGCACGACGCTCGGTCTGCGCCCGATCGCGCGCCTCACGCAGAAGCGCAGCGCGCTCGCGCCCGCGGCGGTGCTCGGCGAGGGCAAGCTCGTGGAGCTCGCGTCGTGGACCGGCGGGACCGGCGTGGTGCCGAGCAGCGCGCCGCAGAAGAAGCGGAAGATCGACGAGGCCGACGAGCCCGAAGAGGTCGAGGCGGTCGACGCCGAGGCGGTCGCGCCGAGCGGCGAGCCGCGCGCGACGGTGGTGCTCGTGAATCACGATCTCGCGCCCTCGCAGGCGCTCAACCTCGAGCGCGCGACCGGCGCCGAGGTGCTCGATCGCACGTCGGTGATCGTCTCGATCTTCCAGCGCCACGCGCGCACCCGCGAGGCGCGGATCCAGGTCGAGATCGCGCGACTCACGTACCTCGCGCCGCGCCTGCGCGAGGCGGGCGCGGGCGGCGATCGCCAGCGCGGCGGCATCGGCGGCAAGGGCGCGGGCGAGAGCGCGGTCGAGCTCGATCGCCGTCGCATCCGCGATCGCATCGCGGAGCTGCGCAACGAGCTCTCGCAGGTGCAGCGGGAGAGCGACGTGCGTCGTGCGCGTCGCGTGCAGCGCGGCGACACGTTCGCGCTCGTCGGCTACACGAACGCGGGCAAGTCGTCGTGGTTCCGCATGCTCACCGGCGGCGAGGTCTACGTCGCGGACGAGCTCTTCGCGACGCTCGACACGACGGTGCGCGCGCTCGCGCCGGAGACGCGCCCGCGCATCCTCGTGAGCGACACGGTCGGGTTCATCGATCGCCTGCCCCACGACCTCGTCGCGTCGTTCCGCTCGACGCTCGAGGAGGCGCGCGACGCGAGCCTGCTCGTGCACGTCGTGGATGCGAGCGACCCCGCGTTTCGCGCGCAGCTCGACGTGACGAAGCGCGTGCTCGCGGAGATCGACGCGGACCAGGCGCCCTCGCTGGTGCTGCTGAACAAGATCGATCGTGTCGACGCGCAGGCACGCGAAGCGCTCGCGATCGAGCTCCCCGACGCGATGCAGGTGAGCGCGCGATCGAAGGACGACCTCGCGAAGGTGCGCGACCGCATCGTCGCGTTCTTCGAGCGCGACATGGTCGAGGACGAGCTCTTCGTGCCGTACGCGAAGAGCGCGATCGTGAACCGCGTGCACGAGAGCGCGCGCGTGCTCGAAGAGACCCACGAGGACGAAGGCACGCGCCTCAAGGTGCGCGCCCCCGCCGCGGTCCTCGCGCAGCTGCGCGCCCAGCTCTGA
- a CDS encoding hybrid sensor histidine kinase/response regulator, with translation MSSDEKRAMGEDEQESLPPAPILVVDDREENLLAVRASLAAPDYRLVEARSGEEALKHLLQEGTFALVLLDVRMPGMDGFEVAHLMRRRARTRFVPIVFLSAEAIDLGSAYRGYEAGAIDYLIKPLDPMVLRAKVAAFVELYQQRELIRRQGERLARAEARNHELQLAAVQLEAERREKAALADAVKMRDEFLMLASHELNTPLTPLLASIQSLLFSARAGRFEPTHAVRSLELAQRQIRRLARLVSELLEVTRIEGGKLALSLTDVDLGEVAREVVEAHAEEGTRAGAPLHLEVRGSARGEWDRVRIEQIVTNLVTNAIKFGEHKPVDVIVEADGDVARVIVRDHGIGIGADHVGRIFDRFARAESSRHYAGLGLGLYIVRRLAEAHGGTVRVESAVGEGSTFTVELPARSARVDRGEETIASA, from the coding sequence GTGTCGTCCGACGAGAAGCGCGCGATGGGCGAGGACGAGCAGGAATCCCTGCCTCCGGCGCCGATCCTCGTGGTGGACGATCGAGAGGAGAACCTCCTCGCGGTCCGCGCCAGCCTCGCGGCGCCCGACTACCGCCTGGTCGAGGCGCGCTCGGGCGAGGAGGCGCTCAAGCACCTCCTGCAGGAGGGCACGTTCGCGCTCGTGCTCCTCGACGTGCGCATGCCCGGCATGGACGGCTTCGAGGTCGCGCACCTCATGCGGCGCCGCGCGCGCACCCGCTTCGTGCCGATCGTGTTCCTCAGCGCCGAAGCGATCGATCTCGGGAGCGCGTATCGCGGCTACGAGGCGGGCGCGATCGACTACCTGATCAAGCCGCTCGATCCCATGGTGCTCCGCGCGAAGGTCGCGGCGTTCGTCGAGCTCTACCAGCAGCGCGAGCTGATCCGGCGCCAGGGCGAGCGGCTCGCGCGCGCCGAGGCGAGGAACCACGAGCTCCAGCTCGCGGCGGTGCAGCTCGAGGCCGAGCGCCGCGAGAAGGCCGCGCTCGCCGACGCGGTGAAGATGCGCGACGAGTTCCTCATGCTCGCGTCGCACGAGCTGAACACGCCGCTCACGCCGTTGCTCGCCTCGATCCAGTCGCTGCTGTTCTCCGCGCGCGCCGGTCGCTTCGAGCCCACCCACGCGGTCCGCTCGCTCGAGCTCGCGCAGCGCCAGATCCGCCGGCTCGCGCGCCTCGTCTCGGAGCTGCTCGAGGTCACGCGGATCGAAGGCGGGAAGCTCGCGCTCTCGCTCACCGACGTCGACCTCGGCGAGGTCGCCCGCGAGGTCGTGGAAGCGCACGCCGAGGAGGGGACTCGCGCCGGCGCCCCGCTGCACCTCGAGGTGCGCGGCTCCGCGCGCGGGGAGTGGGACCGCGTGCGCATCGAGCAGATCGTCACGAACCTCGTCACCAACGCGATCAAGTTCGGCGAGCACAAGCCGGTCGACGTGATCGTCGAGGCGGACGGCGACGTCGCTCGCGTCATCGTGCGTGACCACGGCATCGGGATCGGCGCCGACCACGTCGGCCGCATCTTCGATCGCTTCGCGCGCGCCGAGAGCTCGCGCCACTACGCGGGCCTCGGGCTCGGGCTCTACATCGTGCGCCGCCTCGCGGAGGCGCACGGCGGGACCGTCCGCGTGGAGAGCGCGGTCGGCGAGGGCTCGACGTTCACCGTCGAGCTCCCGGCGCGCTCGGCTCGGGTCGATCGCGGCGAAGAGACGATCGCGTCGGCGTGA
- a CDS encoding Smr/MutS family protein, whose protein sequence is MARKKKRVSEFEPEPKASAPPPVGTSMRDLLKGMEIAKPEAKKKPEPKKPEPPPPPPRPVAPIATTPARDLEGRPSETLRGDDRIAYLDALAGVRPMSGRGPRRLGAVAAPPGPPKPEERNRDAAARARLASLVAGGVHFDVYREEGWIEGIRRDAKPSLIDALYRATVGSEATLDLHGIRAGIAGDRVTKFVRDAQRAGMRRVLIVHGKGLHSEDGNGVLADVVVGALTEGGAAPLVIAFCTAPQAQGGAGALLVELTKR, encoded by the coding sequence ATGGCGAGGAAGAAGAAGCGCGTCTCCGAGTTCGAGCCCGAGCCGAAGGCCTCCGCGCCTCCGCCGGTCGGCACCTCGATGCGCGATCTGCTGAAGGGCATGGAGATCGCGAAGCCCGAGGCGAAGAAGAAGCCGGAGCCGAAGAAGCCCGAGCCGCCGCCTCCGCCTCCGCGGCCCGTCGCGCCGATCGCGACGACGCCGGCGCGCGACCTCGAAGGGCGTCCTTCCGAGACGCTGCGCGGCGATGATCGCATCGCGTACCTCGACGCGCTCGCGGGCGTCCGTCCGATGTCCGGTCGCGGCCCGCGCCGTCTCGGTGCCGTCGCCGCGCCGCCGGGCCCTCCGAAGCCCGAGGAGCGCAACCGCGATGCCGCAGCGCGCGCGCGCCTCGCGTCGCTGGTCGCCGGCGGCGTGCACTTCGACGTGTATCGCGAGGAGGGCTGGATCGAGGGCATCCGTCGTGACGCGAAGCCCTCGCTCATCGACGCGCTCTATCGCGCGACGGTCGGCTCCGAGGCCACGCTCGATCTGCACGGCATCCGCGCCGGCATCGCCGGCGATCGCGTCACGAAGTTCGTCCGCGACGCACAGCGCGCGGGCATGCGCCGCGTGCTCATCGTGCACGGCAAGGGCCTGCACAGCGAGGACGGCAACGGCGTCCTCGCCGACGTCGTCGTCGGTGCGCTCACCGAAGGCGGTGCAGCTCCGCTCGTGATCGCGTTCTGCACCGCGCCGCAGGCCCAGGGCGGCGCGGGTGCGCTGCTGGTCGAGCTCACGAAGCGATAG
- a CDS encoding HAMP domain-containing protein, translating into MSDVSTLPEPSPAEASSRGTVARSADLAALHRALLAVVRGDLSFRLAEPSEPDEQVRDLFDAFNALAALQERWIHEHVRLACAVRDGVLSERIRADSATGAWAHEATALNGLAARVQLAAGEATRVLSAVVAGDLGQQMSLRSNGDELRGELRDMADAVNTVVDTLRAVTSEVTRVSREVGTEGKLGAEAIVPAASGAFQDLTDGVNGMARNLTNQVRSIAVVTAAIAGGDLSQKITVEARGEILELKTTINALVERLRSFAAEVTRVAREVGTEGRLGAQADVKDVSGTWRDLTDNVNQLAGNLTTQVRNIAVVATAVAGGDLSQKITVDARGEILELKNTLNAMVDRLRSFAAEVTRVAREVGAEGKLGAQADVKDVTGTWRDLTDNVNQLAGNLTNQVRNIAVVATAVARGDLSQKISVEAKGEILELKDTINAMVDRLNAFSAEVTRIAREVGTEGKLGGQAAVPGVAGTWKELTDNVNLMAGNLTAQVRGISHVVTAVAKGDLSQRLFVEARGEIAQLADTLNAMTDTLRTFAEQVTAVAREVGTEGKLGGQARVPGAAGTWKELTENVNLLAGNLTSQVRNIALVTTAVANGDLSKTISVEAQGEILELKNTINGMVERLRVFSSEVTRVAREVGTDGKLGAQAHVPGVAGTWKELTDNVNVMASNLTDQVRGIGRVVTAVANGDLGKKLLLVARGEIAALADTINDMTDTLRTLAEQVTTVSREVGVEGQLGGQAKVPGAAGTWRDLTDNVNLLAGNLTTQVRSIAEVASSVTKGDLSREISVEARGEVLALKDTINQMIRNLRDTTQANREQDWLKSNLARFFGLMQGQRDLEALARVVMSEVTPLVGGQRGAFYVAGGEGRELSLQLVSTYAHTRRKSLGERFALGEGLVGQCALEKKPIIVSGVPDDYAPIGSGLGEAQARNIAVFPILFENQLRGVVEIASFGELTPVHLTFLEQLMLNLGVVINLIGASGRTEELLRQLQRSNAELETRRHDLEEKAGQLEAKNREIARASGSLEEKAKELAQVSQYKSQFLANMSHEIRTPLNSMMILAQLLATDEANALTSKQKEYAEVIWSSGRDLLALINQILDLSKIEAGRIETHPEPVPLEALVASLERTFSPVAKQKRLSLRFSRSPGVPEVVTTDRQLLEQILKNLLSNALKFTERGGVEVRIGLASSADQHRRPSLAAAPAVLAIAVRDSGIGVAPDKRELVFDAFQQADASAARKYGGTGLGLTISREYARVLGGELGLDSAVGVGSTFTVYVPLTAADLSEVTTHAPAEGDALLTRAAPPFELDNAAPEGGEEPGADAERLAGLEILVVDDDARNLYTVTGLLERYGAEVVAVGNAHDAYEAAREHPDLAVVLMDVMMPDIDGLTAARTLRAEHPDLPIIALTAKASAVDRESCIAAGMVDYVSKPADARHLVAVVSTHARRAVTARGV; encoded by the coding sequence ATGAGTGACGTGTCGACGCTCCCCGAGCCCTCGCCGGCCGAAGCGAGCTCACGCGGCACCGTCGCGCGGAGCGCCGATCTCGCGGCGCTCCATCGCGCGTTGCTGGCCGTCGTCCGTGGCGATCTCTCGTTCCGCCTCGCGGAGCCGTCGGAGCCGGACGAGCAGGTTCGCGACCTCTTCGACGCGTTCAACGCGCTCGCGGCGCTCCAGGAACGTTGGATCCACGAGCACGTGCGCCTGGCCTGCGCGGTGCGCGACGGAGTTCTGTCCGAGCGGATCCGGGCCGATAGCGCCACAGGGGCCTGGGCTCATGAGGCAACCGCCCTCAACGGCCTCGCGGCTCGCGTGCAGCTCGCGGCGGGAGAGGCCACGCGCGTGCTCTCGGCCGTCGTCGCCGGAGATCTCGGTCAGCAGATGTCGCTGCGCTCGAACGGCGACGAGCTGCGCGGTGAGCTGCGCGACATGGCCGACGCGGTCAACACCGTCGTGGACACCTTGCGCGCCGTCACGTCCGAGGTGACGCGTGTGTCTCGCGAGGTCGGCACCGAGGGCAAGCTCGGCGCCGAGGCGATCGTGCCCGCGGCATCGGGCGCGTTCCAGGATCTCACCGACGGCGTCAACGGCATGGCGCGCAACCTGACGAACCAGGTGCGCAGCATCGCCGTCGTGACCGCGGCGATCGCGGGCGGCGACCTCTCGCAGAAGATCACGGTCGAGGCGCGAGGGGAGATCCTCGAGCTCAAGACCACGATCAACGCGCTCGTCGAGCGCCTGCGCTCGTTCGCGGCGGAGGTCACGCGCGTCGCGCGCGAGGTCGGCACCGAAGGGCGGCTCGGCGCGCAGGCGGACGTGAAGGACGTGAGCGGGACGTGGCGCGACCTGACCGACAACGTGAACCAGCTCGCGGGCAACCTCACGACGCAGGTGCGCAACATCGCGGTGGTCGCGACGGCGGTCGCCGGGGGCGATCTCTCGCAGAAGATCACGGTCGACGCGCGCGGCGAGATCCTCGAGCTCAAGAACACGCTCAACGCGATGGTCGATCGGCTCCGCTCGTTCGCGGCCGAGGTGACGCGCGTCGCGCGCGAGGTCGGCGCGGAAGGAAAGCTCGGTGCGCAGGCGGACGTGAAGGACGTCACCGGCACCTGGCGCGATCTGACCGACAACGTGAACCAGCTCGCGGGCAACCTCACGAACCAGGTCCGCAACATCGCGGTGGTCGCGACCGCCGTCGCGCGCGGCGATCTCTCGCAGAAGATCTCGGTCGAGGCGAAGGGCGAGATCCTGGAGCTCAAGGACACGATCAACGCGATGGTGGATCGCCTCAACGCGTTCAGCGCCGAGGTGACGCGCATCGCGCGCGAGGTCGGCACCGAGGGAAAGCTCGGCGGGCAGGCCGCCGTGCCGGGCGTCGCGGGCACGTGGAAGGAGCTCACCGACAACGTGAACCTGATGGCCGGGAACCTCACCGCGCAGGTGAGGGGCATCAGCCACGTCGTCACCGCGGTCGCGAAGGGTGATCTCTCGCAGCGGCTCTTCGTCGAGGCGCGCGGCGAGATCGCGCAGCTCGCCGACACGCTGAACGCGATGACCGACACGCTCCGAACGTTCGCGGAGCAGGTGACGGCCGTCGCGCGCGAGGTCGGCACCGAGGGAAAGCTCGGTGGTCAGGCGCGCGTGCCCGGCGCGGCCGGCACGTGGAAGGAGCTGACCGAGAACGTCAACCTGCTCGCGGGGAACCTGACCTCGCAGGTGCGCAACATCGCGCTGGTCACGACCGCGGTCGCCAACGGCGATCTGTCGAAGACGATCAGCGTCGAGGCGCAGGGCGAGATCCTCGAGCTGAAGAACACGATCAACGGGATGGTCGAGCGCCTGCGTGTGTTCTCGTCGGAGGTCACGCGCGTCGCGCGCGAGGTCGGCACCGACGGCAAGCTCGGCGCGCAGGCGCACGTGCCGGGCGTCGCGGGGACGTGGAAGGAGCTGACCGACAACGTCAACGTGATGGCGAGCAACCTGACCGATCAGGTGCGCGGCATCGGGCGTGTCGTGACCGCGGTCGCGAACGGCGATCTCGGCAAGAAGCTGCTGCTCGTCGCGCGCGGCGAGATCGCGGCGCTCGCCGACACGATCAACGACATGACCGACACGCTGCGGACGCTCGCCGAGCAGGTGACGACGGTCTCGCGCGAGGTCGGCGTCGAGGGCCAGCTCGGCGGTCAGGCCAAGGTGCCGGGCGCGGCGGGGACGTGGCGCGACCTCACCGACAACGTGAACCTGCTCGCCGGCAACCTGACGACGCAGGTGCGCTCGATCGCCGAGGTCGCATCGTCGGTCACCAAGGGCGATCTCTCGCGCGAGATCTCGGTCGAGGCGCGAGGCGAGGTCCTCGCGCTGAAGGACACGATCAACCAGATGATCCGCAACCTGCGCGACACGACGCAGGCGAACCGCGAGCAGGACTGGCTGAAGAGCAACCTCGCGCGGTTCTTCGGACTGATGCAGGGCCAGCGCGACCTCGAGGCGCTCGCGCGCGTCGTGATGTCCGAGGTGACACCGCTGGTCGGTGGACAGCGGGGCGCCTTCTACGTCGCCGGAGGCGAAGGGCGCGAGCTCTCGCTCCAGCTGGTCAGCACCTACGCGCACACGCGCCGGAAGTCGCTCGGGGAGCGATTCGCGCTGGGCGAGGGGCTCGTCGGGCAGTGCGCGCTGGAGAAGAAGCCGATCATCGTGTCGGGCGTGCCCGACGACTACGCGCCGATCGGGTCGGGCCTCGGCGAGGCGCAGGCGCGCAACATCGCGGTGTTCCCGATCCTGTTCGAGAACCAGCTGCGAGGCGTCGTCGAGATCGCGTCGTTCGGCGAGCTCACGCCGGTCCACCTCACGTTCCTCGAGCAGCTGATGCTGAACCTGGGCGTGGTGATCAACCTGATCGGCGCGAGCGGTCGCACCGAGGAGCTGCTGCGCCAGCTGCAGCGCTCGAACGCGGAGCTCGAGACGCGCCGCCACGATCTCGAGGAGAAGGCGGGACAGCTCGAGGCGAAGAACCGCGAGATCGCGCGCGCGAGCGGCTCGCTCGAGGAGAAGGCGAAGGAGCTCGCGCAGGTCTCGCAATACAAGTCGCAGTTCCTCGCGAACATGTCGCACGAGATCCGCACGCCGCTGAACAGCATGATGATCCTCGCGCAGCTCCTCGCGACCGACGAGGCCAACGCGCTCACCTCGAAGCAGAAGGAGTACGCCGAGGTCATCTGGAGCTCGGGGCGCGACCTGCTCGCGCTGATCAACCAGATCCTCGACCTCTCGAAGATCGAGGCCGGTCGGATCGAGACGCACCCGGAGCCGGTGCCGCTCGAGGCGCTCGTCGCGTCGCTCGAGCGCACGTTCTCGCCGGTCGCGAAGCAGAAGCGCCTGAGCCTCCGCTTCTCGCGCTCGCCCGGTGTGCCCGAGGTCGTGACGACCGATCGCCAGCTGCTCGAGCAGATCCTCAAGAACCTGCTCTCGAACGCGCTGAAGTTCACGGAGCGCGGCGGTGTCGAGGTGCGGATCGGCCTCGCGTCCTCGGCCGATCAGCATCGCCGGCCGTCGCTCGCGGCAGCGCCCGCGGTGCTCGCGATCGCGGTGCGGGACTCGGGGATCGGGGTCGCCCCGGACAAGCGCGAGCTCGTGTTCGACGCGTTCCAGCAGGCCGACGCGAGCGCGGCCCGCAAGTACGGCGGGACCGGGCTCGGCCTCACCATCAGCCGCGAGTACGCGCGCGTGCTCGGCGGAGAGCTCGGCCTCGACAGCGCCGTGGGCGTCGGCAGCACGTTCACGGTCTACGTCCCGCTCACGGCCGCCGATCTCTCCGAGGTCACCACGCACGCGCCGGCGGAGGGCGATGCGCTGCTCACGCGCGCAGCGCCGCCGTTCGAGCTCGACAATGCCGCGCCCGAGGGAGGCGAGGAGCCCGGCGCCGACGCGGAGCGGCTCGCGGGCCTCGAGATCCTCGTCGTCGACGACGACGCGCGGAACCTCTACACGGTCACCGGGCTGCTCGAGCGCTACGGCGCCGAGGTCGTCGCGGTCGGCAACGCCCACGACGCGTACGAGGCCGCGCGCGAGCATCCCGATCTCGCGGTCGTCCTGATGGACGTGATGATGCCCGACATCGACGGCCTCACCGCCGCGCGCACGCTGCGCGCCGAGCACCCGGACCTGCCGATCATCGCGCTCACCGCGAAGGCGAGCGCCGTCGACCGCGAGTCGTGCATCGCGGCCGGGATGGTCGACTACGTGTCCAAGCCCGCCGACGCGCGGCACCTGGTCGCAGTCGTCTCCACGCACGCGCGGCGCGCGGTGACGGCGCGCGGGGTCTGA